The nucleotide window TATACATGAAACATGTCTAATACAGTAGTTCTCTaccctgattctttttttatttttgttttttggtaactTATTTCCTGATCCTgatttaatgtaaaatgtaatgTTTTCCATGATGAAGGCAGAGTCAGTGGGTGGATATGGCCGGGGGCTGATTTTGGCTTTATGGGAAGGAAGCACTCTAGGCATTAAAGTTGCCTGAAGACAACTGAATGGGACTTTTTGGACCAGGGAGTGGCCTGGTCTTGCAAGTTATTTTCCCCCAGAAGCTAAATGATTATCTGTTGTGAAGCACTGCCCCTTCCAACGCCCAGGAATCCGAATTCCCGGGAACACGCTAGGCCAAAAgcagccctcctgcctccctacACCAGGTCAAGAAAGGCACAAAGAAGACCAACCAAAAATACTGAGGCGGTGCTTTGGATCCCGAAGACCTTGAGGTACCAGGAGAAGAGTACCGATGGCCCCATCTGGCCAGTGGGAAAGGTGAGGCACGGAGAgaatgattcaacactttcagCAAAGGTGAGGGGGAACCAGGAACTTAAGGGGCAACAgaaattctctttttcctcatGTGGAGGAGGGGAAGCTAAACTACCAACAGTAGCAACCACAACTCTCAACAGCAAAGGGGCAACGCTAGCCACCACAGGAGATCACCCTCAGAGCGCTGGGATGGTTCCCTAGTGCCAGACTCGCTGGGCCCGCCCTCAGGGCTGCATCCAGGGCTGGAGATTCAGGCAGGATGGGCCCGGGCAGGCACACAAGCTCTGCTTCTTAAGGCATGGCTGCTGTCTTTCGAGGAGGGCCTCCGCACTGggaggtggccaacagacacggcCTCCCCTGAAGCTGATTCTTACCCTGCGAGAATGCAGAATCGGGCGGAAACAATGCTGCCTAGGGAACTCATCtaccccaggggctgggggcttccACTAAAGCGAAGCAGCATCACCAAACCAACCGATTTCTTGTGTCACTTGGGAGAataaggagagagggggaaaaagacacaaattgaTCATTACTGGCAGATGATTGTCTAACTAGAAAGCCTAGGGGAATCAACCAAAAAACTACCATGACTAAGACCAGAATTTGCTCAAATGGCAGATTAAGAGTCAAGCATACAGAAGCCAATCGCTTTTGGGGTCTCTGGGTGTGGTCTAACACCTTGGAAGAGCTGTGCTTTTCTTCGAGGCCTCTGAGCTTTGTGCAACTTGCCATTATTTAAAAGGATGGAGGTGAGCCAAGGCGACGTCTCCTCGGCTGCAGTAACCAATGTCACCTCAGACACCAATATGCGGAAAGTGCCTGGGCGGCTGCTGAGAAGGGGGCGGCCACCACTGCACCCTCTCCTACAGGGGCCCTCCCCCAGTCCCGACGCAGCCCGCCTCTCCCAGCTTTGTTCTATTCTGACCCCAAAGACACACTGGGAAGTTTGGCAAGGGCCGCTGCGGGAGCCACCAAGACGTGGTTAAAGATTGTGCTATGTCATTTCCAAATGAAGTTCGTTTTGCAAAAGGCGGTGGGCTGGCAGGTCAATCTGTCTTCTCATTGCTTCGTTGGTCGGGAGCCTGACGAGGCCGCGGCGCTGGGCCCCGACCAGAGACTTCCACCTGGTCATAAAGGCCAAGGGGAAGGGCCTGCAGGGCTGAGCGTGGCAGCCTGGGCAGCTCAGGGCGGCGGTCATTTGCGGTCCAGGCTGGCGTGCAGCTGGGCTTCCCGCACCATGCGGTCGAAGGAGCGCGTGTTGGTCTCCTCGCGTACCTTCTCCCGCACGTGGAAGGAGGCCCGGGCTGTGGAGCGGGCGGTCTCCAGTGCGCTCCGCCGCTCTCGAGACAGCTGCTCGCTACGCTCCAGCTTGCGCCCGATGGCCTGCAGCAGCTCCCGCCGGCGGCAGTCCTCATCCCTCTCTACCTTCTGCTTATTGGCGCGTTGGGTTCGTTCCTTCTCCATCCGGCTCTGGCCCACGCGCCGCGCCTTCTGCTGCACTGCTTCCTCGGCTGCCTGCGTCGCGTGCTGCAGCCGCCGCTCCCCCACCCGGGCCAGCGCCTCCAGGTGCGCCTGGTGCTCGCGCTCTTTGCGCTCAGCCACCTCCTTGGCCCGCCGGCCCTGCAGTTCCTCTCGCCGGGCCCGCTCCCGCAGCTCGCGGGCGCGCTGCTCTACCAACTGCTCGTAGTTCTCCTGCGCGCGGCCCAAGCTGGCCTCCAGGGAGCTTCGCAAGCCCTCTCGCTCCGCGCGCTCCTGCCGGGCCCGGCCTTGCAGCAGGGCCTCGTGGCGCGCCCGCTCCGCCCGGCTCAgctcctgcttctcccgctgcagCTGGCCCTCCTGCCGCTGCTTGGTGCGGGCCGCGCGCTGAGCGCGCTCCCTGCGGACCAACTCGGCCCGCTCGCGCCCTTCCTGCAGGCCCTCCTCCCGCTGCTTCAGGTTCTGCTCCTGCTGCAGCTTCCGCAGCCGATCCTCCCNNNNNNNNNNNNNNNNNNNNNNNNNNNNNNNNNNNNNNNNNNNNNNNNNNNNNNNNNNNNNNNNNNNNNNNNNNNNNNNNNNNNNNNNNNNNNNNNNNNNNNNNNNNNNNNNNNNNNNNNNNNNNNNNNNNNNNNNNNNNNNNNNNNNNNNNNNNNNNNNNNNNNNNNNNNNNNNNNNNNNNNNNNNNNNNNNNNNNNNNNNNNNNNNNNNNNNNNNNNNNNNNNNNNNNNNNNNNNNNNNNNNNNNNNNNNNNNNNNNNNNNNNNNNNNNNNNNNNNNNNNNNNNNNNNNNNNNNNNNNNNNNNNNNNNNNNNNNNNNNNNNNNNNNNNNNNNNNNNNNNNNNNNNNNNNNNNNNNNNNNNNNNNNNNNNNNNNNNNNNNNNNNNNNNNNNNNNNNNNNNNNNNNNNNNNNNNNNNNNNNNNNNNNNNNNNNNNNNNNNNNNNNNNNNNNNNNNNNNNNNNNNNNNNNNNNNNNNNNNNNNNNNNNNNNNNNNNNNNNNNNNNNNNNNNNNNNNNNNNNNNNNNNNNNNNNNNNNNNNNNNNNNNNNNNNNNNNNNNNNNNNNNNNNNNNNNNNNNNNNNNNNNNNNNNNNNNNNNNNNNNNNNNNNNNNNNNNNNNNNNNNNNNNNNNNNNNNNCCTGCCCGCGAAGCTGCGGAAGGTGGTTGCGTCCGGGCCGGAGACGGGCTGGAAGAGGCCTTGCGGGCGGCACGTGGCGCGGGCGAGGCCGGGAGGCTGGCGCTGCTGCAGCTGCTGTTGCGCTTCTCCTCGCGCACGATGCGCTCACGCTCGGCCCGGCACTGCTGCAGCTTTGGCGCGCCGCTCGGCCTCGTAGGCCTCGTACAGGCCGGTGGCCACTCGCATGGAGCGGCCCGGGGCCTCGCGCACCAGGTCTGCCAGGGCCCGCGGCAGCAGCTCCACCGGCTTGACGGCGCATCGGGCGCAGGCCTCCAGCGAGCGGGGACTGGTCAGCACGTAGCGGCTGCCCTCGGCCTCCGGACAGTCGAAGTTGAAGAGGTCCAGGTGCAGCAGCGGAGACTGCTCCCGCCGCCCGCCTTCTTCCGCCGCGCTGGGGACTTCAGCCTTGTGGGGCGCCACCGCCGAGGCCGAGGCGGAGGCCGAGGCGGAGGCCGAGGAGGCGGCGGGCTGCTGGGCGCCAGGTGCATCGGGGGCCACAGATGCGGCGGCTGCGTCCCCTCTTGAACCTTCAGGCTCGTCTCCCGCCTTTTCCTCTTCCGGCACGGGGTCCACCATGGCTGAGCCCTGTCCTTTTGTGGAGTAGCTGCGGAAAACAAGGTAGGGACACCGAGGAATACATGAGAGCAGTTCCCCCGCCCCATTCATATACACCCCCTCCCAACTTAATCAGCTTTGGGATTAGGCTCAGAGGCCTGGTGGAACGTAAATCATAATACCAATGCCCTGAAAACACCAGCGGGGGGCTGCGGGGGTGAGAGGGGGCGGGGACTGGTGCATCGAGAAAAGCCTCAACCTCCCTCAGCCGGGGTGTGCGGGGCAGGGGCCTGGGACCCGGCTCCCCAGGCATCTGGCCTACTGGATGCATTTCCTTCCTGCTgcaagttaaaatgaaaagatcGCGGGGCAGGCGGTAGCGGGCCAGGGAGGCGGTGGAGGATTCCCGGGAGGATTAGTGTATTTGTAGCTTAGGCGGGGACCGGGGATGCAGCTTTGcaggaacaaaaaaagaagatgccTGTTCATCCTCAAAGTGCATTGCTGCGAGGACCCCATTTGCCTAGGGAAGAAGTTTATTTGGGATTAGGCTCAGAGGCCCTGTGACTTGGGTGATTAAATTTACATGGTGTATACTATATGATTTCCCCCTGCCAAAGGAGACCCAGGCCCGGGGCCCGGGGCTGATGAATGGGCTGAAAGAAATGCCTCAATTATAAGCGGCCCCCCGGGAGGGGTGTTCGAGTCTTGTTCTGTCTTTTGGGCAGGGCTTGTTGGGAGCTATGCCCgtcccccctacccccactcccgGTGTTTGCTGGGGATGGAGAAGGCGCCTGGGTCCTCTCAAATGCACCCGATACCCTCCGAGTCTGAATGTGCTAAAGGCACCATCCACCCCAATCTAGGCTCGGACACCTGCCCCTGAATGGCTCCGAGTCCTCCCTACCGTATCTCAGCGAGGTGGGCTCTGGGGACTCAGCTAGCCCGGCCACGCCAGTGCCCGCGGCTCCCGGGTCTCCCGGCGGGTACACTCACCGCACGTCCCGGGCTCGGGCCCCGCGCCGAGGGCTTTTGTTCGCAGCTCGCCGCTCTCCCTTGGCGCGTCTTCAATCCTGGCGCCCGCGGGGTCGGATTACTGCCGGCTGCAGCCGCGGTAGGAGCCCCAGCTGCCACCGCAGCCACCGCCAGCGTCTCTCCATGGGGCCCGCACGCATCCCAGACGCTACCTACACACGGGAGGGGGAGTGCGACAAGGTCTCCCTAAAATAACGCGGCTCTGCTCCCTTCCGTCACACTGATTCTTGAAAAAGGAAGCCGGGTTCCATCGCTCCTGCATCCCTCGCGGTCTCTCCAACGGTGAAGGTACCGCAGGTCTGGCGACGCCCCCGGCGCCTCCTGGTGGACATTCAAGGGTGTTGGTTTGTTTGCTTAGAGGGCGAAGAAGagaaatagatatatatttgGTGGAGTTGGATATATATGTGTTTGGTGGAGATGGAGATCTATCCATCTCCATATATatcatccatatatatatatatatatttgggggagTGGATCTATATATATTTGGTGGAgatgggtgtatatatatatacacatatatgtatatgtgtgtatatatgtatacatatatatatacacacacgcttGGAGAGGTGgttgggtatatatatatatacatatatattggatggatacatacatatatattggaTGGATCCAATACATATATAttggatggatatatatatatatatatccatccaatatatatgtattgagatggatacacacacacacacacacacttgatgGTATATCCACTGAGAAACCCTATTCCATAAGCACCTTAACTGGGTAGAATGAAGGAATAGCTTGGCTTGTTTCTCAAGGGGACCCTGATATTAATAATTGGATTAATAATTAGATATTAATAATTGGGACTTGATATTAATAATTAGATAGAAACAGGGTTCCTAATccaaacaataattttattttttcaagaaaaactgAGAACATTCAGATAGGTTTGAGGCAGGCAGAAAATGTGTGACTAGTGTTTAATGCAAATTTGGAGACTTCCTGGTTCCAGGTTACACACATTAGAACCAATTAGTGGCCTTTAATGAGTGTTATTTTGAGacacctcctccccaccttttTTCCATTTGGAGTGGTAGTGGCCATAGAAGACAGATGGGAGGATGACTGGAGGGAGGAGCTTGGCAGGTGGGTGGAACATAATATTAGAGAGCGTGGTGAACTATGTTGTGAATAACCTTGATGCTATCAGATAGGCATTGAGGAGCAAGTGGAGGATTGAAAGCAGGAAAACAACATgattggttttgtatttttggaaCATAACCTTAGCAACAATGGAATGAAGGATTTAGAGGGGCCAGCAGGAGGCAGGAAACCCTGTTAGCTGGATACTATAGTCACCCAAGGCAGGAAAGATTGGGACTTGAGGGGGAAGAGCAGCAGGAGTAGTGGGCCTGGTTGACCTGGAGGGTGTACAGATTCctgaaataggaaaagaatattGAAAGACAGATTGGCCCTGGGGGTGTCAGAAGCAGTGAAGGGTCAGAGATGACTTCCCGGAGCAATGAGGCAGTTGGGTGCACCCAGTAAGAGCATGGACCCAGGAGGGAGGATTAGGTGATGTGGAGGGCCTGGGAAGGAGGGGTTCCTTCTTGGACCACTTGAGTGTGAGGTGGAGCTGGCCAGCAGGTGGAGCTAGAGTTTAGGACATCATCACCATAGACAATGTTCCTAAAACCAGCAGTGGGAGTGAGATCAcccaggaagggcaggaggaacgGCAAGGGAGGCAAGAAGGGCATTGATGAGGCTGTTAAAGGAAAAGGACTCCATGAAGGGGACCAATAAGGGCAAGCATGAAAGCCATGGTGACATCAACAAAAACAGCTTCAGTATGGTCCTGGACATTGATGCCAAACTGCAGGAAGTTGAGGTTAGGGGGAGGTGGGAAAATGAGCGTTACTGACTCTTTTGACATTTGGATGAGAGTGTTAGGAGCTGTTAAGGGATTGAGATGTCATCctgcttacattctttttttttttttttttaaagattttatttctttatttgacagagagagacagccagcgagagagggaacacaggcagggggagtgggagaggaagaagcaggctcccagcagaggagcctgatgtggggcttgatcccaggcctctgggatcacgccctgagcctaaggcagatgcttaacgactaagccacccaggcgccccgctgctTACATTCTAACATGTTAGCCTGCTAGGTTCGTAGATACTGGTAGAAGACAAGTGCCTCCTTCATCAGAAACAAGGGAGTTTGTCCTGGTACAGCAGACAGCGTGAggttcatgtttctgttggctcCCCTTGTGTCTAACTCCCAGGGGGCAATGGAGAGATGGGccctgattttatatataatgggTTTGTGTCACAGGTGAATGACTCCACTAAGCTTAGTAAATCTTCATCTTTTAGTGGGGGCTACTAGCAAACGTGTTCAACCTTTGCCCCAGAGGAAGGATAATATCTTCATTATCCTGGATAGAAAGCAAGTCTTCTCTGACCTGGAGAGAAACTCTATCTTCCAGGGATGTTTGCTGTACacacttctttggaaaaaatggtCCAGAATAAAAGCCTTTACAAGACATgaggaagggcgcctgggtggctgtcgttaagcagctgctttcagctcaggtcatgctcacAGGGTtgctggatcaagccccacatcaggctctctccccagcaaggagtctgcttctccctctccttctgcctctcctcttgcctcatgctctctccctctttctctttctgtcaaataaataaataaataaaaatcttaaaaaaaaaaacaaaaaacaaagacatgcAGAAATGCCATGGAGAATTGCTCTCAATAGGGAGAAGGAGCAACTGGTCAGGTGGCTAGtaagaggtggggctgggatttgGACCGGGCTCTGTCTGATCCTGAAGTGGGTGCCATGCTTTGTGTTTCCACAAGTAAAGGATCTAGAGACGTGGATTTAGGTGCTGATGTGTGGGCAAGCCAACCTCTCCAAACCTCGGTTTTCTACTCTTTACGTAGAAATGCATTCCATTGCCTGCCTCAAAGATTAATAATGTCTGCTATGTAAATGCCAACTCTGTCATTGAGTAGGGACAATAATAGCTACCTTCCAGGATTGTTGTCGAAACTGGAAAGATTATATACACAGTACCTAGACCAGTGTACTGTCAATAGCAGTGATAAAATAGTtaccattattttaataaacctCATCTTACAGGCATGGTCAAAATCAAGGAAACAGCTATAGTGTCTGTAAGCTTTAAGGGGAAGCCCCACGAATGTTCCACCTTTGATTAAGGAATGATTCATCAACTGGGAAGGCCATGGAAAGAGAGGGCATGGGAAGGGGACCCTGAAATAGGACACTGATCCCTAGCCAGCCACTTCGGCAGATCTGACTTGGCAaacagtgggggggggtgcacCCCTGAATGGCCAGATAGCTCTCACCACTCATCTTTAAGTGCCTTGGACATTTCAGGGGATGGGTTTTAAACAGGTTAAGTACTGATTTCCTTTAGGATGGGAGTCCTAGCCTGCCAAAGATCAAAGGTGTTAAATCCAAGTTTATTATGGGACCCAGTAAAGATAGGAGCCCAGTTTGGGAGCATGCACCTGCCCCCGTGGATGAGATAGTGGACACAGTGGTGAGCAAGGTGGGCTTAAGAGTCATACAGACCACTCATTCAAATGCCAGCTCAACCAGGCTATATGATTTGATAAAGTTTCTTAGCGcctctgagcctcaacttcctcaaAAGAAGGACCACAATACCGACCATTATTTTGCCTTGCACAGGCCTTTAGAGATGTTAATTTGTTAAGTACCCTGTTTTATCCTTTAATATCCTAGCTCACTGGCAATCTGGGaagctgtaacaaattaccatacaCTGGGCGGTTTAAACAACAgccatttctcacagttctggaggctgggaggtccaGATCTGGTGTTTGGTGGAGGACCCCTCTTCCGGGTTTGCAGATAGCCAGCCTCTTGTATCCACatagcagagagagagcaagagagcacagtaCTGTCctgtcttttcttataaggacatggatgccatcatgagggctccatccacatgacctaatcacccatctccaaacaccatcacatggggggttaggatttcaacatttgagttgggggagacacaaacattcaatccatagcaCTCACTTAATTTGGGCAAAAAACCCTCCAACAATTAAACATTATATCTCCATTTAAACTCATTTTTCTCAGCCCCCACCACCTACCTCAGCTCTGTGCACTTGTGTTATTGCCTTTCTTCTCCATATAATCCTATTCACGGAACAGAGATTATTCAATCCAAAATTCTAACTCAAGAGTTGGTAAACTATGATCTGTGGGCCAAATCTGCTCACTGGCTGTTTTtgtgataaagttttattggaacacagctatgtTTATTTGCTTACATGTTGTCTGTACTATCTGTCATGCAAAAACATCAGGATTgagtaggttttgttttgtttttttgatagagagagacagccagcgagagagggaacacaagcagggggagtgggagaggaagaagcaggctcttagtggaggagcctgatgtggggctccatcccagaatgctgggaccacgccctgagccgaaggcagacgcttaaccactgagctacccaggcacccccagaattgAGTAGTTTTGACAGAGACTCTCCGACTCACAAAGCTTAAGTATTTACTATTGGGCTTTTTGTAGAACAGGTTTGGCAGTCCTTATTCTAATGACTGAAAATAGCTCGTGCCCAGTTATCGATTTATTGCCTTGCACCTCCAAATTCACTCTTCAGTACCTTCTCTGGGTAGTGGACTTGATGCATTTTCTACTGGACAGTAAGCTCAATGCTAACGTTTGGGAGTAGAGGGAGCTAGAGGGGCGTTGCAGGAGAAAGGGGCTTCTCTCTTCCTGGGTCCTTTGGGCTGTGATTTGTGCTTTTACTTGTAGCAGCTGCCTGATGAGTGGTGCAGGTGTGTGGGACCACCCTGTGGCACCCTGCTCCAGCTGCATGCCCAGAGCAGTCAGTGGCTCGCAGCCTGAGCCCAGGCCTGGGGATCGCCTTCCCTGGCCTTCCTGGGGCAGACACCACATGTGCTCAACCTTGAGCCCCTAGTGGTGCCCTGACTCCCTCTCTCCAGCTTCAGTCCACCTTTGAAGGTCATTTCCTGCTTGTGTGGCATCTATGGATCAGCTCTGCCCCAGACTTCTCTGCCATCCTTGGGCTGCAATCACATCTTTCCCAATGAGCTCTGAATCCCAACCACaaggcggggcggggtgggggtccCCTTCCAAGTTGTCCTTCCTGAGTAATCTAACTCAGCGTTAGGGAACCCTTGAGAgttctctttctatctctgtatTTACTCTCCTTTTATAGCTTAATGCCTCCTTGTACCAGCTTCCTCTGTTTAAATTactgtgtggtttctgtctcctgattaGACCCAGAGTAATACACAGTGTAAAATGTAGCCATTCCCAGTTCTTGAGACTAAAGCTTTAAGAAGAAATTTAGGACACAAACCAGCAGGTTAAAggtaatatttgttaaaaatgaagtGTTTATTTTGTACTTAGAGTAATATATGTCCATCGCagtaggaaatgagaaaatagagggggaaaaaaaaaaagaagaagaaggaaaaaaatcctgtagAAAAAGAATCACCCAAAGACTACCAGCTTGGTTACAAGTCGGTGTGTAGGTGGTAGGGACTTGTAAGCTGCAGGAGGACAGGTCCCTGTCTGTTTCCGCTCACAACTGCTTAGGGCCTGGCCCATGGCAGGCCCCCCTACTGAATACATCGACGAGAGGGAACGGGGTCTAACTGGTGCTACTTTGTTCACCATATATACAAGGAAAGGGGTCTTGTCAGAATATTTTGAGCCGTTAAGCCACTTTGGTGAGTCATCAGAGTGCAGTATGGCGAGCAGGTGATGTTCATGTCTGAGAACTGTCCTGCAGGATAGTGGACGCCAGCCTGCCCTGGACCGTGCAGGTGCATCAGCAAGGGACTGTAGAGGGAATCTTACAGTTAATCAGATGGGGTTTTCTCTCACTTCTAGAAGGGCCACACCTCATTCCATCCACTGCCCCCATGACACCAGAGAAGTGTCCTTGTTCCTGAGTGTGACCATGCACTGGGGACACTGCCTCAAGGTCATTTTATCTATGAACAAAATGGATCTGCTCAAAAGAGTGGGCCATTGTTCAGGAACTGGCCTTGTTTACAGTCTCTTTGCCTCTCCCGTGGGTTACCTGTTTCTGGCACAAAGTCACCTCTGTGATCGGGTCTTTAGACCCCTTCCATTTCAAAGGGGCTACCCTGCACTGGGGGCACTGCCCCAAGGGCAGAAGTCACAGCTTCTGTTCCCCCaggcctctccccccactcactgccagacacacacacacacacacacacacacacagacgtacacacacacacccttacatatgccttgttttattttatttttatttttttaattttttaaagattttatttatttatttgacacagagagatagccagcgagagagggaacacaagcggggggaat belongs to Ailuropoda melanoleuca isolate Jingjing chromosome 14, ASM200744v2, whole genome shotgun sequence and includes:
- the CCDC177 gene encoding LOW QUALITY PROTEIN: coiled-coil domain-containing protein 177 (The sequence of the model RefSeq protein was modified relative to this genomic sequence to represent the inferred CDS: deleted 1 base in 1 codon) — translated: MVDPVPEEEKAGDEPEGSRGDAAAASVAPDAPGAQQPAASSASASASASASAVAPHKAEVPSAAEEGGRREQSPLLHLDLFNFDCPEAEGSRYVLTSPRSLEACARCAVKPVELLPRALADLVREAPGRSMRVATGLYEAYEAERRAKLQQCRAERERIVREEKRNSSCSSASLPASPAPRAARKASSSPSPARTQPPSAASRDRLRKLQQEQNLKQREEGLQEGRERAELVRRERAQRAARTKQRQEGQLQREKQELSRAERARHEALLQGRARQERAEREGLRSSLEASLGRAQENYEQLVEQRARELRERARREELQGRRAKEVAERKEREHQAHLEALARVGERRLQHATQAAEEAVQQKARRVGQSRMEKERTQRANKQKVERDEDCRRRELLQAIGRKLERSEQLSRERRSALETARSTARASFHVREKVREETNTRSFDRMVREAQLHASLDRK